A genomic segment from Microbacterium sp. SORGH_AS_0428 encodes:
- a CDS encoding primosomal protein: MTNNDDNEQRRESSRARGGDRPNRGGDRPYRPRQDGQGSERPRRDGDRPYRPRQDGDRPYRPRDGAQSDRPRRDGDRPFRPREGGDRPYRPRQDGDRPYRPRDGAQSDRPRQDGDRPYRPRQDGDRPYRPRDGAQSDRPRRDGDRPFRPREGGDRPYRPRQDGDRPYRPRDGAQSDRPRRDGDRPFRPREGGDRPYRPREGGDRPYRPRQDGDRPFRPREGGDRPYRPRDGAQSDRPRQDGDRPFRPREGGDRPFRPREGGDRPFRPREGGDRPYRPREGGDRPYRGGYDSDRSSRPPQRDAVRAAKVAEPEVPEEITARDLHPSARNELKTLSKENAEEVARHLVMAGRLIDEDPQRAHEHALAASRRAGRIAVVRESVAITAYATGDYALALRELRTYRRISGNEDQIALMVDSERGVGRPDRAIEVGRAVERNTLPVAVRVSLAIALSGARLDLGETERALAELDIPELDPDRAFEWSPALFAARAAVLEELGRDEEAAEWTRRADIAAEALDEAAGNGSDEEIYVEEIFDEEFTEDAAVDAADADEEVQAETDENIDDDADQDDEDDYSIAAEVEELLAAADAAADAQSSTTVDDDQDQER; this comes from the coding sequence ATGACGAACAACGACGACAACGAGCAGCGTCGGGAGTCTTCGCGCGCCCGCGGCGGAGACCGCCCGAACCGGGGCGGCGACCGTCCCTACCGTCCGCGCCAGGATGGCCAGGGCTCGGAGCGTCCGCGTAGGGACGGTGATCGTCCCTACCGTCCGCGGCAGGACGGCGACCGTCCGTACCGTCCGCGCGATGGTGCGCAGTCCGACCGTCCCCGTCGCGATGGCGATCGTCCGTTCCGTCCCCGTGAGGGTGGCGACCGCCCGTATCGTCCGCGTCAGGACGGTGACCGCCCGTATCGTCCGCGTGATGGCGCGCAGTCCGACCGTCCCCGTCAGGACGGCGACCGCCCGTATCGCCCCCGTCAGGACGGTGACCGCCCGTATCGTCCGCGCGATGGCGCGCAGTCCGACCGTCCCCGTCGCGATGGCGATCGTCCGTTCCGTCCGCGCGAGGGTGGCGACCGCCCGTATCGCCCCCGTCAGGACGGTGACCGCCCGTATCGTCCGCGCGATGGCGCGCAGTCCGACCGTCCCCGTCGCGACGGCGACCGCCCGTTCCGTCCCCGCGAGGGCGGCGACCGCCCGTACCGTCCCCGCGAAGGCGGCGACCGCCCGTACCGTCCCCGTCAGGACGGCGACCGCCCGTTCCGTCCCCGCGAAGGCGGCGACCGCCCGTATCGTCCGCGTGATGGTGCGCAGTCCGACCGTCCCCGTCAGGACGGCGACCGCCCGTTCCGTCCTCGTGAGGGTGGTGACCGCCCGTTCCGTCCGCGCGAAGGCGGCGACCGTCCGTTCCGTCCGCGCGAAGGCGGCGACCGTCCGTACCGTCCCCGTGAGGGTGGTGACCGCCCCTACCGCGGCGGTTACGACTCCGACCGCTCCTCGCGTCCGCCGCAGCGCGATGCGGTCCGCGCGGCCAAGGTGGCGGAGCCGGAGGTTCCCGAGGAGATCACGGCGCGCGATCTGCATCCCAGCGCCCGTAACGAACTCAAGACGCTCAGCAAGGAGAACGCCGAGGAAGTCGCTCGCCACCTGGTGATGGCCGGCCGCCTGATCGACGAGGACCCGCAGCGCGCGCACGAGCACGCCCTCGCGGCCTCCCGTCGTGCCGGCCGGATCGCCGTCGTGCGGGAGAGCGTCGCCATCACCGCCTATGCGACCGGCGATTACGCGCTCGCATTGCGCGAGCTGCGCACCTACCGTCGGATCTCCGGCAATGAGGATCAGATCGCGCTCATGGTCGACAGCGAGCGCGGTGTCGGGCGGCCCGACCGTGCGATCGAGGTCGGTCGCGCCGTCGAGCGGAACACGCTCCCGGTCGCGGTGCGGGTCTCCCTCGCGATCGCGCTCTCCGGCGCGCGGCTGGACCTCGGTGAGACCGAGCGTGCCCTCGCCGAACTGGACATCCCCGAGCTCGACCCCGACCGCGCCTTCGAGTGGAGCCCCGCTCTGTTCGCAGCCCGCGCGGCGGTGCTCGAAGAGCTCGGTCGCGACGAGGAAGCTGCCGAGTGGACGCGGCGGGCGGACATCGCCGCCGAAGCACTCGACGAGGCAGCGGGCAACGGATCCGACGAGGAGATCTACGTCGAGGAGATCTTCGACGAGGAGTTCACCGAGGACGCCGCCGTCGACGCGGCCGACGCGGACGAGGAAGTCCAGGCCGAGACCGACGAGAACATCGACGACGACGCAGACCAGGACGACGAGGACGACTACTCGATCGCCGCGGAGGTGGAGGAACTCCTCGCCGCCGCGGATGCGGCCGCCGACGCGCAGAGCTCCACGACCGTGGACGACGACCAGGACCAGGAGCGCTGA
- a CDS encoding NAD kinase has translation MTDPRHILVVAHARRADTVEAADRVISALRAAGATPVLAEDDRDELAEVLPRCADLAVLGVDVPLHEIELAIVLGGDGTILRAAEMVRSGTAPVLGINMGHVGFLAESERDDMDEAVARVIARDYRVEERLALSVRVKDASGQVIYSTWALNEATVEKASRERMLEVVMEIDGRPLSSFGCDGVVIATPTGSTAYNFSAGGPIIWPTVEAISVVPLSAHALFAKPLVVGPEAAVAIEVLARTHGTGILWCDGRRSHELPPGARVVARRSSEPVRLARLHPPAFTERLVQKFHLPVTGWRGPAGEVTA, from the coding sequence ATGACCGATCCGCGCCACATCCTCGTGGTGGCCCACGCGCGCCGCGCAGACACCGTCGAGGCGGCCGATCGGGTGATCTCGGCCCTGCGCGCCGCGGGCGCCACCCCCGTGCTGGCCGAAGACGATCGCGACGAGCTCGCCGAAGTGCTGCCGCGCTGCGCCGACCTGGCCGTGCTGGGCGTCGACGTGCCCCTGCACGAGATCGAGCTCGCGATCGTGCTCGGCGGCGACGGCACGATCCTCCGCGCGGCCGAGATGGTCCGCAGCGGCACCGCCCCCGTGCTCGGGATCAACATGGGGCACGTGGGCTTCCTCGCCGAGAGCGAGAGAGACGACATGGACGAGGCCGTGGCGCGGGTCATCGCCCGCGACTACCGGGTCGAAGAACGCCTCGCCCTGTCGGTGCGGGTCAAGGACGCCTCCGGGCAGGTCATCTACAGCACCTGGGCGCTGAACGAGGCGACCGTCGAGAAGGCGAGCCGCGAGCGGATGCTCGAGGTCGTCATGGAGATCGACGGGCGCCCCCTCTCGAGCTTCGGATGCGACGGCGTCGTCATCGCGACCCCCACCGGTTCGACCGCCTACAACTTCTCCGCCGGCGGCCCCATCATCTGGCCGACGGTGGAAGCCATCTCGGTGGTCCCGCTGTCGGCGCACGCGCTTTTCGCGAAGCCGCTCGTTGTCGGACCGGAGGCCGCGGTCGCGATCGAAGTGCTGGCCCGGACGCACGGCACCGGCATCCTCTGGTGCGACGGCCGTCGCTCGCACGAACTGCCGCCGGGGGCGCGCGTCGTCGCCCGCCGCTCCTCGGAGCCGGTGCGTCTCGCGCGCCTGCATCCGCCGGCGTTCACCGAGCGCCTCGTGCAGAAGTTCCACCTGCCCGTCACCGGATGGCGGGGACCGGCGGGCGAGGTCACGGCGTGA
- a CDS encoding alpha/beta hydrolase, whose product MTAALPALTEMPEPRYVMVGEGHRIATYSWGEPDAPTAVVVHGFASSTRDNWVSTGWVRDLQRAGFRVVGLDQRGHGASDKPHEARDYDLRELARDVESVMDTYLIDDAVYVGYSLGARVGWEVLRDLPERVLRGVLGGVPDGVPLGRLDLDQVRALIEDGTPVTDRVTQDYIALTERVPGNDLRALWAIAQGLRSSGTADPDPALAPTQPVLFATGTQDAIIEGSRALAAAAPHGTFLEIPDRHHFNAPGSRVFRAAAIEYLAGE is encoded by the coding sequence GTGACCGCCGCGCTGCCCGCCCTGACCGAGATGCCCGAACCCCGCTACGTGATGGTGGGTGAAGGGCATCGCATCGCCACATACTCGTGGGGGGAGCCGGACGCGCCGACGGCGGTCGTCGTGCACGGATTCGCCTCGAGCACGCGCGACAACTGGGTGAGCACGGGATGGGTGCGTGACCTGCAGCGGGCGGGATTCCGCGTGGTGGGTCTGGATCAGCGCGGGCACGGTGCGAGCGACAAGCCGCACGAGGCTCGTGACTACGACCTGCGCGAGCTCGCCCGTGACGTCGAGTCGGTCATGGACACGTACCTCATCGACGATGCGGTGTACGTGGGCTATTCCCTCGGAGCCCGGGTGGGGTGGGAGGTCCTTCGCGATCTCCCCGAGCGCGTGCTGCGGGGGGTGCTGGGCGGCGTGCCCGACGGCGTCCCGCTGGGGCGTCTCGACCTGGATCAGGTCAGAGCCCTCATCGAGGACGGCACGCCGGTCACGGATCGCGTCACCCAGGACTACATCGCCCTCACCGAGCGGGTGCCGGGAAACGATCTGCGTGCGCTCTGGGCCATCGCGCAGGGGCTGCGCTCCTCAGGGACCGCGGACCCGGATCCCGCGCTCGCTCCCACGCAGCCGGTGCTGTTCGCCACGGGTACCCAGGACGCGATCATCGAGGGCTCGCGTGCCCTGGCCGCGGCCGCGCCGCACGGCACCTTCCTGGAGATCCCCGATCGACACCACTTCAACGCCCCGGGCTCACGCGTGTTCCGTGCGGCGGCGATCGAGTATCTGGCGGGGGAGTGA
- a CDS encoding NUDIX hydrolase, which produces MIEDERFDGEVVDTSVVFHGRVWDVRSDVVRYGDGEIVRDYVDHTGAAAVVAVDDEDRVLLIQQYRHPIRRRDWEIPAGLLDVAGESPAETARRELAEEVDLAAGSLEPLVSLFTSPGGSDEIVHVFLARDLVQLSAHERTDEEADIVTRWVPLAEVVGAILAGGVRNGILISGVLAAAERLRRDDLAR; this is translated from the coding sequence GTGATCGAGGACGAGCGGTTCGACGGCGAGGTCGTCGACACGAGCGTGGTCTTCCACGGCCGCGTCTGGGACGTGCGCTCGGATGTCGTGCGCTACGGCGACGGCGAGATCGTGCGCGACTACGTCGACCACACCGGGGCGGCCGCTGTCGTGGCCGTTGACGACGAGGACCGAGTGCTGCTGATCCAGCAGTACCGGCATCCGATTCGTCGCCGAGACTGGGAGATCCCGGCCGGACTGCTCGATGTGGCGGGGGAGAGCCCGGCCGAGACGGCCCGTCGCGAGCTCGCGGAGGAGGTCGATCTCGCCGCGGGCAGCCTCGAGCCTCTCGTGAGCCTGTTCACGAGCCCCGGCGGCAGCGACGAGATCGTCCACGTCTTCCTCGCGCGCGACCTCGTCCAGCTCAGCGCGCACGAGCGCACCGACGAGGAGGCGGACATCGTCACGCGGTGGGTGCCGCTGGCCGAGGTCGTCGGAGCGATCCTCGCAGGCGGCGTGCGCAACGGCATCCTCATCTCGGGTGTGCTCGCCGCGGCCGAACGGCTCCGCCGGGACGACCTGGCCCGCTGA
- the recN gene encoding DNA repair protein RecN, which yields MIEEIRLRELGVIADATLPMGPGFTAITGETGAGKTMVVTGLGLLLGARADSGVVRSGASAAAVEGVWLVDADGAAADRVREAGGDLDPVAGDRAELLLGRTLSAEGRSRATVGGRSAPVGVLTDLADLLVAVHGQSDQLRLRSGAAQRDALDRYAGQSVAAPLAEYRRAYDRVRELDAELTELVQRRDERLREAEQLRADLAAVEAAAPQPGEDVQLAARAELLANVEELRAAAALAHEALASEHDAPDASMLVAEARRALERVSDADPAVAAMAEQAAEISYRIVDLAGTVAGYLADLDETGPAELAAVEERRSVLAALVRAHGSLEAALTLAADGADRLAELDDDDSRVERLSAERAQVVERLDAAATALTAARRKAAGRLAADVTEELHALALPDARVDVQVSETPASAAGRDEVAILLAPHPGAAPRPVSKGASGGELSRVMLAIEVVIAATDPVPTFVFDEVDAGIGGAAAIEVGRRLARLAETSQVIVVTHLAQVAAFATNHLSVVKQNDGSVTQSSVRRLTGAEREAEMARLLSGLADSDAALTHARELLALAGPAH from the coding sequence GTGATCGAGGAGATACGCCTGCGAGAGCTCGGCGTCATCGCCGACGCCACGCTGCCCATGGGCCCCGGCTTCACCGCCATCACGGGCGAGACCGGCGCGGGCAAGACGATGGTCGTCACCGGGCTCGGGCTCCTGCTCGGCGCGCGGGCCGACTCCGGGGTCGTTCGCTCGGGCGCCTCCGCCGCGGCGGTCGAGGGCGTCTGGCTCGTGGATGCCGACGGTGCTGCCGCCGACCGCGTCCGCGAGGCGGGCGGAGACCTGGACCCGGTCGCAGGCGACCGCGCCGAGCTTCTCCTCGGCCGCACTCTGAGCGCCGAGGGACGCAGCCGCGCCACGGTGGGCGGCAGGTCGGCACCGGTCGGCGTGCTCACGGACCTCGCCGATCTCCTGGTCGCCGTCCACGGACAGTCCGACCAGCTTCGCCTGCGCTCCGGGGCGGCGCAACGCGATGCCCTCGATCGTTACGCGGGACAGAGCGTCGCCGCCCCGCTGGCGGAGTATCGGCGCGCGTACGACCGGGTGCGTGAACTGGATGCGGAACTCACCGAGCTGGTCCAGCGCCGCGACGAGCGGCTGCGCGAGGCGGAGCAGCTGCGCGCTGATCTCGCCGCGGTCGAGGCCGCTGCCCCCCAGCCGGGGGAGGACGTGCAGCTGGCGGCGCGCGCCGAGCTGCTGGCCAACGTGGAAGAGCTCAGAGCCGCGGCGGCTCTCGCACATGAGGCGCTCGCCAGCGAACACGACGCCCCCGATGCATCCATGCTCGTCGCCGAGGCGCGTCGCGCCCTGGAACGCGTCTCCGACGCCGACCCCGCCGTCGCGGCGATGGCGGAGCAGGCCGCCGAGATCTCGTACCGGATCGTCGATCTCGCCGGCACCGTCGCGGGCTATCTCGCCGATCTCGACGAGACGGGACCTGCCGAGCTCGCCGCGGTGGAGGAGCGCCGCAGCGTGCTCGCCGCGCTCGTGCGCGCCCACGGCAGCCTGGAAGCCGCACTGACACTCGCCGCCGACGGCGCCGACCGCCTGGCCGAGCTCGACGACGACGACTCGCGCGTCGAGCGGTTGAGCGCCGAGCGCGCGCAGGTCGTCGAGCGCCTCGACGCCGCGGCCACGGCGCTGACCGCGGCGCGTCGCAAGGCGGCGGGGCGCCTCGCCGCCGATGTCACCGAGGAGCTGCACGCCCTCGCCCTGCCCGACGCCCGCGTCGACGTGCAGGTGAGTGAGACGCCCGCATCCGCCGCAGGACGCGACGAGGTCGCGATCCTCCTCGCCCCGCATCCGGGAGCGGCTCCTCGCCCCGTGTCGAAGGGGGCGTCGGGCGGCGAGCTCAGTCGCGTCATGCTCGCGATCGAAGTCGTGATCGCCGCGACCGATCCGGTGCCCACGTTCGTCTTCGACGAGGTGGATGCGGGAATCGGCGGCGCCGCCGCCATCGAGGTGGGTCGGCGCCTGGCCCGCCTCGCCGAGACCTCGCAGGTGATCGTCGTGACCCACCTCGCCCAGGTGGCGGCGTTCGCGACGAACCATCTCAGCGTCGTGAAGCAGAACGACGGCTCCGTCACCCAGTCCAGCGTCCGGCGTCTGACGGGAGCCGAGCGGGAAGCGGAGATGGCGCGACTGCTCTCGGGTTTGGCAGACTCCGACGCAGCACTCACACACGCGCGCGAGCTGCTCGCCCTCGCCGGCCCCGCCCACTGA
- a CDS encoding CTP synthase, whose product MTNSSGSGLSHGTNNDDTTKHIFVTGGVVSSLGKGLTAASLGNLLTARGLRVVMQKLDPYLNVDPGTMNPFQHGEVFVTDDGAETDLDIGHYERFLDIELSQAANVTTGQIYSQVIARERRGEYLGDTVQVIPHITDEIKRRMRLQASESPKPDVIITEVGGTVGDIESQPFLEAARQLRHELGRDTVFFVHVSLVPFMGASGEQKTKPTQHSVAALRSIGIQPDALVLRSDRPVTDANKRKIALMCDVDVEGVINTVDLPSIYDIPSTLNEQGLDAYIARRLGLSEKAAEVDWSRWQQVLNAVHNPKHDVTIGLVGKYIDLPDAYLSVTEALKAGGFAHETHVNIRWIPSDTCETPEGAAAALADVDGIVVPGGFGIRGIEGKLGALRFAREQGIPTLGICLGLQCMVIEYARTMAGLEGASSSEFDPDTVHPVVATMAEQVDILDHGDLGGTMRLGLYPADLAEGSIAAEVYGSTRASERHRHRYEVNNAYREQLAEAGLVFSGLNPDLGLVEYVELPRDVHPYYIATQAHPELRSRPTAPHPLFRGLVGAALDRHRASELFDVENA is encoded by the coding sequence GTGACGAACTCTTCCGGCTCAGGCCTCTCCCACGGTACGAACAACGACGACACCACCAAGCACATCTTCGTGACGGGCGGTGTCGTCTCCTCGTTGGGCAAGGGCCTGACCGCAGCCAGCCTCGGCAATCTGCTCACCGCTCGGGGCCTGCGCGTCGTCATGCAGAAGCTCGACCCGTACCTGAACGTCGACCCTGGAACGATGAATCCGTTCCAGCACGGCGAGGTCTTCGTCACCGACGACGGCGCCGAGACCGATCTCGACATCGGGCACTACGAGCGCTTCCTCGACATCGAGCTGAGCCAGGCGGCCAACGTCACGACCGGTCAGATCTACTCGCAGGTCATCGCCCGCGAGCGTCGCGGCGAGTACCTCGGCGACACGGTCCAGGTCATCCCGCACATCACCGACGAGATCAAGCGCCGGATGCGGCTGCAGGCCAGCGAGTCGCCCAAGCCCGACGTGATCATCACCGAGGTCGGCGGCACGGTCGGCGACATCGAGTCCCAGCCGTTCCTCGAGGCGGCGCGCCAGCTGCGTCACGAGCTCGGCCGCGACACGGTGTTCTTCGTACACGTGTCCCTCGTGCCCTTCATGGGCGCGTCGGGCGAGCAGAAGACCAAGCCCACGCAGCACTCGGTCGCCGCTCTCCGCTCGATCGGCATCCAGCCCGACGCCCTGGTGCTGCGCAGCGACCGCCCCGTCACCGACGCCAACAAGCGCAAGATCGCCCTGATGTGCGACGTCGATGTCGAGGGCGTCATCAACACCGTCGACCTGCCGAGCATCTACGACATCCCCTCCACCCTCAACGAGCAGGGCCTGGACGCGTACATCGCACGCCGGCTCGGTCTCAGCGAGAAGGCGGCCGAGGTCGACTGGTCGCGCTGGCAGCAGGTTCTCAACGCCGTGCACAACCCCAAGCACGACGTCACCATCGGACTGGTCGGCAAGTACATCGACCTTCCCGACGCCTACCTGTCGGTGACGGAGGCGCTGAAGGCGGGCGGCTTCGCGCACGAGACCCACGTCAACATCCGCTGGATCCCCTCCGACACCTGCGAGACGCCCGAGGGTGCCGCGGCCGCGCTCGCGGACGTCGACGGTATCGTCGTCCCCGGCGGATTCGGCATCCGCGGCATCGAGGGCAAGCTCGGCGCGCTCCGCTTCGCGCGTGAGCAGGGCATCCCGACGCTCGGCATCTGCCTGGGCCTGCAGTGCATGGTCATCGAGTACGCCCGCACGATGGCGGGCCTGGAAGGCGCGTCCTCGAGCGAGTTCGACCCCGACACCGTGCACCCCGTCGTCGCGACGATGGCCGAGCAGGTCGACATCCTCGACCACGGTGACCTGGGCGGCACGATGCGGTTGGGTCTGTACCCGGCGGACCTCGCCGAAGGCTCGATCGCGGCGGAGGTCTACGGCTCGACCCGCGCCTCCGAGCGCCACCGCCACCGCTACGAGGTCAACAACGCCTACCGCGAGCAGCTCGCCGAGGCGGGGCTCGTCTTCTCGGGCCTGAACCCCGACCTCGGTCTCGTCGAGTACGTCGAGCTGCCGCGCGACGTGCACCCGTACTACATCGCGACACAGGCCCACCCCGAGCTGCGTTCGCGGCCGACCGCGCCGCATCCGCTGTTCCGCGGGCTCGTCGGCGCGGCGCTGGATCGCCACCGCGCGAGCGAGCTGTTCGACGTCGAGAACGCGTGA
- a CDS encoding TlyA family RNA methyltransferase: protein MTERLDAAVAARGLARSRTHAAALITQGLVSVDGTAVVKPSHRVPESAEIAVAASDHYVSRAAHKLLAALDAFEIDVAGRAALDMGASTGGFTQVLRERGAEPVLAVDVGHDQLAESVRRDAGVIAVEGFNVRFMDSAALAEAAGMPYTPEIVTGDLSFISLSHVLEPVRSVVTDTSDIVLLIKPQFEVGRTAVRGGLVTDPAQRAESISTVLWQAWDAGLQTAGLIASPVVGTHGNQEYLVHLGRTGGRIPSEWESTVTELTGVR from the coding sequence ATGACCGAGCGTCTCGACGCCGCCGTCGCCGCGCGCGGGCTCGCGCGTTCGCGCACACACGCAGCGGCGCTGATCACGCAGGGCCTCGTCTCGGTCGACGGCACCGCCGTGGTCAAGCCCTCGCATCGCGTCCCCGAGTCCGCCGAGATCGCCGTCGCCGCATCCGATCACTATGTGAGTCGAGCCGCACACAAGCTCCTCGCCGCGCTCGACGCGTTCGAGATCGACGTCGCCGGACGCGCGGCCCTGGACATGGGCGCGAGTACGGGCGGGTTCACCCAGGTGCTCCGCGAGCGAGGCGCCGAGCCGGTGCTCGCCGTCGACGTGGGGCACGACCAGCTCGCCGAGAGCGTGCGCCGGGATGCCGGCGTGATCGCCGTGGAGGGGTTCAACGTCCGCTTCATGGACTCCGCCGCCCTCGCCGAGGCCGCGGGGATGCCGTACACGCCCGAGATCGTCACGGGAGACCTGTCGTTCATCTCCCTGTCCCACGTGCTCGAACCCGTGCGTTCGGTGGTCACCGACACGAGCGACATCGTGCTGCTCATCAAACCGCAGTTCGAGGTGGGCCGCACCGCCGTGCGCGGCGGTCTCGTCACTGACCCGGCCCAGCGGGCGGAGTCGATCTCGACCGTGCTCTGGCAGGCGTGGGACGCGGGCCTGCAGACGGCGGGCCTGATCGCCTCTCCCGTGGTCGGGACGCACGGCAACCAGGAGTACCTCGTGCATCTCGGGCGCACCGGCGGGCGCATTCCGTCAGAATGGGAGAGCACTGTGACCGAGCTGACGGGAGTGCGATGA
- the xerD gene encoding site-specific tyrosine recombinase XerD → MRIGRAVEVYLRHVTIERGLASHTVDAYRRDLATYVAWLAERGVDGVDEVDAAMVTAFAAEKASAEPRPAASSLARLQSSVRGLHRFLVREGIREDDPAQDLRPPKLAQRLPKALTIDQVERLLDASGPAPGEADQATSVQLRDRALVELLYATGARVSEIVQLDVDDLAHGEVLRVRGKGSKERIVPVGSYARAAVDAYLTRARPELARRGRGTPRLFLGARGAALSRQSAWAVLQQAAEGAGLEAHVSPHTLRHSFATHLLQGGADVRVVQELLGHSSVATTQIYTHVSVDALRDVYAAAHPRAR, encoded by the coding sequence ATGCGCATCGGCCGCGCGGTCGAGGTGTACCTGCGCCACGTGACGATCGAGCGCGGGCTGGCCTCCCACACCGTCGACGCGTACCGCCGCGACCTGGCGACCTATGTCGCGTGGCTCGCGGAGCGCGGCGTCGACGGCGTCGACGAGGTGGATGCGGCGATGGTCACCGCGTTCGCCGCGGAGAAGGCGTCGGCGGAGCCTCGACCGGCCGCATCCAGCCTCGCCCGGCTGCAGTCCTCGGTCCGCGGGCTGCACCGGTTCCTCGTGCGCGAGGGGATCCGCGAGGACGATCCGGCGCAGGATCTCCGACCGCCCAAACTCGCGCAGCGGCTTCCCAAAGCTTTGACGATCGATCAGGTCGAACGGCTTCTCGATGCGTCGGGCCCCGCGCCGGGGGAGGCAGATCAGGCCACCTCGGTCCAGCTCCGCGACCGGGCGCTCGTCGAGCTGCTGTACGCGACCGGTGCGCGCGTCTCGGAGATCGTGCAGCTGGATGTGGACGACCTCGCGCACGGCGAGGTCCTGCGGGTGCGGGGAAAGGGATCGAAGGAGCGGATCGTGCCGGTCGGCTCCTACGCCCGCGCCGCGGTCGACGCCTACCTCACGCGTGCCCGCCCCGAGCTCGCGCGCCGCGGCCGGGGCACGCCGCGCCTCTTTCTGGGGGCGCGCGGAGCGGCGCTGTCGCGGCAGAGCGCGTGGGCTGTGCTTCAGCAGGCGGCGGAAGGGGCGGGACTGGAGGCGCACGTCTCGCCGCACACGCTGCGTCACTCGTTCGCGACGCACCTGCTGCAGGGCGGAGCCGACGTGCGCGTGGTGCAGGAACTGCTCGGCCACTCCTCGGTGGCGACGACCCAGATCTACACGCACGTGAGCGTCGACGCCCTCCGCGACGTCTACGCGGCCGCTCACCCGCGGGCGCGCTGA
- a CDS encoding HAD-IIA family hydrolase, whose protein sequence is MALFGRSAPTPLEGVDAVLADLDGVVYAGAGALPYAVDALNTVAATRRLGFITNNASRTDASVAAHLSELGLTVTADDVVTSPQAAVRLLRTRVPAGATILVVGGEGLVVELEKAGFVVTRSAEDDPAAVVQGFAPHVGWADLAEAAFALKTPEDEGGIPWIATNTDWTIPQARGIAPGNGTLVSAVHTAIGRLAVVAGKPETPIFEEALARFDARRALFIGDRLDTDIAGAQAAGIPSALVLTGIDRPKHVLAAPSTSRPDFILGDLRELHEPYPQTKVKGDVTIVGDARVAVDGADLRILSAGSRPIDLVRAGAAAIWSTGRAIFGFRVPEELYADPFHRP, encoded by the coding sequence ATGGCACTGTTCGGTCGCTCCGCTCCCACTCCGCTCGAAGGAGTGGACGCCGTGCTGGCCGACCTCGACGGCGTCGTGTACGCCGGCGCGGGTGCGCTGCCGTACGCCGTCGACGCGCTGAACACCGTCGCGGCGACACGTCGACTCGGCTTCATCACCAACAACGCATCTCGCACCGACGCCAGCGTCGCCGCGCACCTGAGCGAGCTCGGTCTGACCGTGACCGCCGACGACGTGGTCACGAGCCCGCAGGCCGCGGTGCGACTGCTGCGCACCCGTGTCCCCGCCGGCGCGACGATCCTCGTCGTCGGCGGCGAGGGCCTCGTCGTCGAGCTCGAGAAGGCCGGCTTCGTCGTCACGCGCTCGGCCGAGGATGACCCGGCCGCCGTCGTGCAGGGCTTCGCGCCGCACGTGGGGTGGGCGGATCTCGCCGAGGCTGCCTTCGCCCTCAAGACGCCCGAGGATGAGGGCGGGATCCCCTGGATCGCCACCAACACCGACTGGACCATCCCGCAGGCCCGGGGCATCGCACCCGGAAACGGAACGCTCGTCTCCGCGGTCCACACCGCCATCGGCCGTCTCGCGGTCGTCGCGGGAAAGCCCGAGACACCCATCTTCGAAGAGGCACTCGCCCGGTTCGACGCGCGCCGCGCGCTCTTCATCGGCGACCGTCTCGACACCGACATCGCGGGCGCGCAGGCCGCCGGCATCCCGTCGGCGCTCGTGCTCACCGGCATCGACCGGCCCAAGCACGTCCTGGCCGCACCCTCCACTTCGCGACCCGACTTCATCCTCGGGGACCTCCGCGAACTGCACGAGCCCTACCCGCAGACCAAGGTCAAGGGCGACGTGACCATCGTCGGCGATGCGCGCGTCGCCGTGGACGGGGCGGACCTCCGCATCCTGTCCGCGGGCTCGCGTCCGATCGATCTCGTGCGCGCGGGTGCTGCGGCCATCTGGTCGACAGGTCGGGCGATCTTCGGCTTCCGGGTGCCCGAGGAGCTGTACGCGGATCCGTTCCATCGGCCCTGA